One segment of Polyangiaceae bacterium DNA contains the following:
- a CDS encoding DUF4129 domain-containing protein, with amino-acid sequence MIRVLLLLSAFRATPADAEDVQTTADVLAESRYRFCHEEDYPLIESERDFCAFATDEASICPAFAKACQKLPTEIESQGGTPIETKLERGARAPTGRRSGSDDRISVRKVKGGGDGQGDDKSSTPGKSDKPTSDSNKAGNDDNASKMSPGETPKPDAADKPSPPPPPPKPDPEVSAAASGFARILFFVLLAGFVAFIVRMIVKNVLDDSDAPPDDVLPDEPAPTAQTNANQAARGIIETDVNRLLARARAAAQRGAFAQAIDDLYAALLRRLDGDGIIHIQPSRTNGDYLRDVRRERSEIAPDVRAILTDVESVHFGAKSPTADLFSRIHDRVVPLVTKALGIVFFIVAVSGTISCGRIGLDDADDVDEFGITAFRGDSSPSGIHAIASLVETVGVDMRQHIQPLEKLPDPGISTLVLLPGFDIDDIGERRLREWVTSGGHLVFAGGQDFPDWTGASIELDHTGRDAVRPSIRYVSEFGEIEIEVPPGALLKCTESELFLTRDDLCYAAHRAVGDGRVFVFADDRWFMNVALPFADNAAFVLSFFGALHRNVHVLDGQTSLGADTPIESIARANLWPILLQLFLLLGLAFLWQGRAFGTLRDPTVERRRAFVDHIRALGLAYARAGASRHVLGSYAQWAIERLRERLPREGRRGLSGLAEALATRMGKSTGEVMTVLIDITDAQKEAGPVSQRSAVAPTRAPRKDKNQVAADFALFRALDQWLALTSRERRNASTRSSDKSKKTKRSS; translated from the coding sequence ATGATCCGAGTTCTCCTGCTGCTTTCGGCGTTCCGTGCGACTCCTGCGGATGCGGAGGACGTGCAAACCACGGCAGACGTGCTTGCGGAGTCGCGTTATCGCTTTTGTCACGAAGAAGATTATCCGCTCATCGAAAGTGAACGAGATTTTTGCGCATTCGCCACGGATGAAGCGAGCATCTGTCCGGCTTTTGCCAAAGCGTGTCAAAAGCTGCCCACCGAAATCGAAAGCCAAGGTGGGACGCCCATTGAAACAAAGCTCGAACGCGGCGCACGTGCTCCCACGGGGCGCAGATCCGGCAGTGATGACCGTATTAGCGTTCGCAAAGTCAAAGGCGGTGGAGATGGCCAAGGCGACGACAAGAGCTCGACGCCCGGCAAGTCGGACAAACCGACTTCAGATTCGAACAAAGCCGGTAACGACGACAATGCATCCAAAATGTCGCCCGGGGAAACGCCGAAGCCGGACGCCGCCGACAAACCGTCACCTCCTCCGCCGCCTCCCAAGCCCGACCCCGAAGTTTCTGCGGCTGCGAGCGGGTTTGCGCGCATTTTGTTCTTCGTGCTGCTTGCCGGATTCGTCGCATTCATCGTGCGTATGATCGTCAAGAACGTTCTCGACGATTCCGATGCGCCACCCGATGATGTTCTTCCGGACGAACCCGCGCCCACCGCGCAAACGAATGCCAATCAGGCTGCTCGGGGCATCATCGAAACCGACGTGAACCGGCTCTTGGCCCGCGCTCGCGCTGCGGCTCAGCGCGGAGCGTTTGCCCAAGCCATCGATGATCTTTATGCGGCCCTTTTGCGGCGGCTCGATGGGGATGGCATCATTCACATTCAACCTTCGCGCACCAATGGCGACTATCTGCGCGACGTGCGTCGCGAGCGATCCGAAATCGCGCCCGACGTTCGCGCCATTTTGACCGATGTCGAAAGCGTGCACTTCGGAGCGAAGTCGCCCACGGCCGATCTGTTTTCACGCATTCATGATCGCGTCGTTCCGCTCGTCACCAAAGCGCTCGGTATCGTTTTCTTCATCGTTGCCGTGTCTGGGACCATTTCTTGCGGTCGCATTGGGCTCGACGATGCCGATGATGTCGACGAATTTGGTATCACCGCTTTTCGGGGTGACAGCTCGCCTTCGGGCATTCACGCCATTGCAAGCTTGGTCGAGACGGTGGGCGTCGATATGCGCCAGCACATCCAACCGCTCGAAAAACTGCCCGATCCGGGCATTTCGACATTGGTGCTCCTGCCTGGATTCGACATTGACGACATCGGCGAGCGGCGGCTGCGCGAATGGGTTACGTCTGGTGGGCATCTCGTTTTTGCCGGTGGGCAAGATTTTCCCGACTGGACGGGAGCATCGATTGAGTTGGACCATACGGGCCGTGACGCGGTTCGTCCTTCAATTCGTTATGTATCGGAGTTTGGTGAAATTGAAATCGAAGTGCCTCCAGGCGCGCTGTTGAAATGCACCGAGAGCGAATTGTTCCTCACGCGAGACGACCTCTGTTATGCGGCGCATCGAGCGGTCGGGGACGGTCGCGTTTTCGTCTTTGCCGACGATCGGTGGTTCATGAACGTCGCGTTGCCATTCGCCGACAATGCCGCATTTGTCCTTTCCTTCTTCGGTGCCCTTCATCGCAACGTTCACGTTCTCGACGGCCAAACCTCGCTCGGCGCGGACACGCCCATTGAATCCATCGCACGAGCAAACTTGTGGCCCATTCTATTGCAGCTTTTCCTGCTGCTTGGTTTGGCGTTCCTTTGGCAAGGACGCGCATTCGGGACGCTGCGTGATCCCACGGTCGAACGTAGGCGCGCATTCGTCGATCACATACGCGCGCTCGGGCTCGCATATGCGCGTGCGGGTGCGTCGAGGCACGTGCTCGGCTCCTACGCGCAATGGGCGATCGAACGCCTTCGCGAGCGCCTCCCGCGCGAAGGGCGAAGGGGTTTGTCCGGGCTCGCCGAAGCTTTGGCCACACGCATGGGCAAATCCACGGGCGAAGTGATGACGGTGCTCATCGACATCACGGACGCTCAAAAAGAAGCAGGCCCGGTGTCTCAACGCTCCGCAGTAGCTCCCACCCGCGCACCGCGCAAAGACAAGAACCAAGTTGCCGCAGACTTTGCACTTTTCCGTGCGCTCGACCAATGGCTTGCTCTGACATCGCGCGAGCGTCGCAATGCTTCCACGCGTTCATCCGATAAAAGTAAGAAAACGAAGCGATCATCATGA
- a CDS encoding MoxR family ATPase, protein MNLEQLRDTISSIRSEASKILLGQDDIIDGTLVAILAGGHVLIEGVPGLGKTLLVRTLAHVFGASFRRIQFTPDLMPSDVTGGNMFNQKEDRFVFHEGPIFTQLLLADEINRAPAKTQSALLEAMQDLTVTTDGTTRSLPQPFFVIATQNPVESQGTYPLPEAQLDRFLVKLHVRHPAPPVEKQILRHHVDGFQAGRLDLANIARIASADDILAMRSAITSVRVDDGILDYITEIVGRTRAHRAVYLGASPRGSIGLLAVARARAATEGRSFVIPDDVKMFAQAVLRHRLILHADAEIEGTTADDCVEDILREAKVPKTAA, encoded by the coding sequence ATGAATCTCGAACAACTCCGCGACACCATTTCGAGTATCCGAAGCGAAGCCTCCAAAATTCTTCTGGGGCAGGACGACATCATCGACGGCACGCTCGTTGCCATTCTCGCTGGCGGCCACGTGCTCATCGAAGGCGTTCCGGGCCTCGGAAAAACCCTGCTCGTCCGCACGCTTGCGCATGTGTTCGGCGCGAGCTTCCGGCGCATTCAATTCACGCCGGACCTCATGCCGAGCGACGTGACGGGCGGGAACATGTTCAATCAAAAGGAGGATCGATTCGTTTTTCACGAGGGTCCCATTTTTACGCAATTGCTCCTCGCGGACGAAATCAATCGTGCTCCCGCAAAGACGCAATCCGCGCTGCTCGAAGCCATGCAAGACCTCACCGTCACGACCGACGGGACCACGCGCTCGTTACCTCAGCCGTTTTTCGTCATTGCTACGCAAAACCCCGTCGAATCACAAGGTACGTATCCGCTCCCCGAGGCGCAGCTCGATAGGTTCCTGGTCAAACTTCACGTTCGGCATCCTGCGCCCCCCGTCGAAAAACAAATATTGCGCCACCACGTCGACGGTTTTCAAGCAGGCCGGCTCGACTTGGCGAACATTGCTCGTATTGCTTCGGCGGACGATATCCTCGCCATGCGTTCGGCCATAACAAGCGTGCGCGTCGATGACGGAATACTCGATTACATCACGGAAATCGTGGGGCGAACGCGCGCTCATCGAGCCGTCTATCTCGGGGCGTCGCCGCGCGGATCCATTGGATTGCTCGCGGTCGCTCGTGCTCGCGCTGCCACGGAAGGTCGTTCGTTCGTCATTCCCGACGACGTCAAAATGTTTGCCCAGGCGGTGTTGCGCCATCGCCTCATATTGCATGCCGATGCGGAAATCGAAGGCACGACCGCCGATGATTGCGTGGAAGACATTTTGCGCGAAGCCAAAGTCCCCAAGACGGCGGCCTGA
- a CDS encoding peptidyl-prolyl cis-trans isomerase, whose amino-acid sequence MASAAVFVAASVLVGCGGAQTPVKPVEKAPEKPAEVAPVAESKPAGLDPDQVAQCFATANAKRAKFSGEPPKVTVKHILIKYAGAKNADESITRTREEACMRALEARNKLAGGAEFVDAVKEYSEEAGAASREGSIGSVERKDLAKPFADAAFELSVNQMSDIVETEFGFHLILRTE is encoded by the coding sequence ATGGCATCTGCAGCCGTTTTCGTGGCCGCATCCGTGCTCGTCGGATGCGGTGGCGCCCAAACTCCCGTGAAACCGGTCGAGAAAGCTCCGGAGAAACCTGCCGAGGTCGCTCCCGTTGCCGAATCCAAGCCCGCTGGGCTCGATCCGGACCAGGTGGCGCAGTGTTTCGCGACGGCCAACGCCAAACGTGCCAAGTTCAGCGGCGAACCCCCTAAAGTAACCGTCAAACACATTCTCATCAAGTACGCGGGCGCAAAAAACGCCGATGAATCGATCACTCGCACGCGTGAGGAAGCGTGCATGCGCGCGCTGGAAGCCCGCAACAAGCTCGCTGGCGGCGCCGAATTCGTGGATGCCGTCAAGGAATACAGCGAGGAAGCAGGAGCGGCGTCACGCGAAGGCTCGATTGGCAGCGTCGAACGAAAGGACTTGGCCAAACCTTTTGCGGACGCGGCCTTTGAATTGTCCGTGAATCAGATGAGCGACATCGTGGAAACGGAATTCGGGTTCCACCTCATTCTGCGGACGGAGTAG
- a CDS encoding aldo/keto reductase codes for MKVHRFSNGDTMAMLGLGTWKSAPGEVYTAVKEAIRMGYRHIDCAAIYGNEHEVGRALAECISDGTVKREELWITSKLWNDKHAQEDVVPALQKTLSDLRLDYLDLYLVHWPVALKKGVTFPRSGQDLLSPDAAPLSATWKGMEDAVAKKLCRHIGVSNFGIRKLLDLSATAKIKPEVNQIELHPYLPQRDLVETCVAQGVHVTAYSPLGSPDRPAGLKKADAPVLLEDPIITEIAKEKGITPAQVLLAWALARNTSVIPKSVNPERMRQNLTAANITLTDEDLLRIAGIDRSERYVAASFWTMPGSPYTEADVWG; via the coding sequence ATGAAGGTACATCGATTCTCGAATGGCGATACCATGGCGATGTTGGGGCTCGGCACGTGGAAATCTGCCCCCGGTGAAGTGTATACGGCCGTAAAAGAAGCCATTCGAATGGGTTATCGACATATCGATTGCGCCGCCATTTACGGCAACGAACACGAGGTCGGCCGAGCGCTCGCGGAATGTATTTCCGACGGCACGGTAAAACGCGAGGAGCTCTGGATCACGTCCAAGTTGTGGAACGACAAACACGCCCAGGAAGACGTCGTTCCCGCCCTGCAGAAAACGCTCTCGGATCTGCGCCTCGATTACTTGGATTTGTATCTCGTACACTGGCCCGTCGCCCTGAAAAAAGGCGTAACCTTTCCGCGTTCGGGTCAAGACTTGTTGTCGCCCGATGCAGCGCCGCTATCAGCCACGTGGAAAGGTATGGAGGATGCAGTGGCGAAAAAATTGTGCCGGCATATTGGTGTATCGAACTTCGGCATACGAAAACTTCTCGACCTGAGCGCAACTGCAAAAATCAAACCGGAAGTAAATCAAATCGAATTGCACCCCTATTTGCCGCAGCGCGATCTCGTCGAAACGTGCGTAGCGCAAGGCGTGCACGTGACGGCGTATTCGCCGCTCGGATCGCCGGACCGTCCCGCAGGCTTGAAAAAAGCCGATGCACCCGTGCTGCTCGAAGACCCGATCATTACGGAAATCGCAAAAGAAAAAGGTATCACCCCGGCACAAGTTCTCTTGGCATGGGCGCTCGCTCGGAATACGTCGGTCATCCCAAAGTCGGTCAATCCGGAACGAATGCGGCAAAACCTCACCGCCGCGAATATCACGCTGACCGATGAAGACCTTTTGCGCATTGCGGGCATCGATCGGAGCGAACGCTACGTCGCAGCAAGCTTCTGGACGATGCCCGGAAGTCCGTATACGGAAGCAGACGTCTGGGGGTGA
- a CDS encoding DUF58 domain-containing protein produces MIPSRALVLLFVGPLVLSFLTLVDRTLLVPMFITDGAILLLALVDALLARRPLVTLVRRAPSVLSIGRTNIITYDLRSYARRKLRVRLQDDLFPTAASDDLPLEVDLTARGSTSSKARVIPSRRGAHVLGDCFIRYSSPLGLWIRQLRISVPTPVKVYPDLEAVREYELLARQDRDPAGVRSSRRRGGESEFERLREYRREDEYRSVDWKATARRKKLIAREYQLESDQSIVFLLDTGRLMTAEFAGLSLFDHSLNATLMLSHVAGRAGDKVGMIAFAEDVKAYAPLTGGARATQKVVQSGYHLEPTFSPTNYSAAFDALSVRVKKRCLVVLFTQVVDEVASGELVRVMRAMLPRHLPVLVLLRDVDVDALAQGKSPDTALIAGTSPYVRGAAAEMLSFRDKLVRSLERQGVLVLDVAPADLTPSLINRYLEIKARHLL; encoded by the coding sequence ATGATTCCTTCGCGCGCCCTCGTCCTGCTTTTCGTCGGTCCTCTCGTCCTGTCGTTTTTGACGCTCGTGGACCGAACGCTGCTCGTTCCGATGTTCATCACGGATGGGGCCATTCTGCTCTTGGCGCTCGTCGATGCGCTCCTCGCGCGACGTCCCTTGGTGACGCTCGTACGGCGTGCCCCCAGCGTTCTATCGATTGGCCGGACGAACATCATCACGTACGATCTTCGTTCCTACGCGCGGCGAAAGCTTCGGGTGCGGCTCCAGGATGACCTTTTTCCCACGGCCGCGAGCGATGATTTGCCGCTCGAAGTGGACCTGACCGCGCGTGGATCGACGTCTAGCAAGGCGCGTGTCATTCCGTCTCGTCGCGGGGCGCATGTCCTTGGTGATTGTTTTATTCGATATTCGTCGCCACTCGGACTTTGGATCCGGCAGCTTCGTATTTCCGTACCAACGCCCGTCAAGGTATACCCGGATCTCGAAGCAGTGCGTGAATACGAGCTGCTCGCGCGGCAAGATCGCGATCCTGCGGGCGTGCGTAGCTCACGGCGGCGAGGTGGCGAGAGCGAATTCGAGAGGCTCCGTGAATATCGTCGGGAAGATGAATATCGCAGCGTCGATTGGAAAGCGACCGCGCGCCGAAAGAAGCTCATCGCGCGCGAATATCAGCTAGAAAGCGACCAAAGCATCGTCTTTTTGCTCGATACCGGACGTTTGATGACAGCGGAATTTGCGGGGTTGTCGCTATTTGATCATTCACTCAATGCAACGCTCATGCTTTCGCACGTGGCGGGTCGCGCGGGCGACAAGGTAGGAATGATTGCGTTTGCCGAGGACGTGAAGGCGTATGCGCCGCTCACGGGTGGCGCGCGAGCGACGCAGAAAGTCGTGCAATCGGGTTACCACCTCGAGCCGACGTTTTCTCCGACAAACTATTCTGCGGCATTTGATGCGTTGTCCGTTCGAGTCAAGAAGCGGTGTCTCGTGGTGCTCTTTACGCAGGTCGTCGACGAGGTTGCATCCGGCGAGCTGGTGCGCGTGATGCGCGCGATGCTTCCTCGGCACTTGCCCGTATTGGTTTTGCTGCGAGACGTGGACGTGGATGCGCTGGCGCAGGGCAAGTCACCGGACACGGCGTTGATTGCGGGGACGAGTCCTTATGTGCGTGGAGCGGCGGCCGAGATGTTGTCATTCCGAGACAAACTCGTGCGATCGTTGGAGCGCCAAGGCGTGCTCGTGCTGGATGTGGCTCCGGCTGACTTGACGCCTTCGCTCATCAATCGATACTTGGAGATCAAAGCGAGGCATCTTCTTTGA